One genomic window of Corticium candelabrum chromosome 9, ooCorCand1.1, whole genome shotgun sequence includes the following:
- the LOC134184678 gene encoding malignant fibrous histiocytoma-amplified sequence 1-like, which translates to MSSFGVQAVNKRSGKQQTFFQIRNDQNKLELNLLDAVLCEFPEEILKMKNLEVLKLCTDHIHSIPDTFTALSELEELYLHTSDHETTSMDRLAPQNVGLHEVPRFITRLKQLRVLSVRGNPKIPSLLHCITSNQHPTALVEVEMVKCRVQTATLSECFGSRAIRKLDLSHNYVGFFKCDNTSKQYALEELKLSGNPDLRVEFVAMTTLKALYLRGCGWMVPSNIVLGLKNLECLDLSHNKILPSNFGWPFERLTKLKDLNLRGCYMEAVPLEMRSLIELERLNLAVNKISGSSLGSACKGLTKLKDLDLACCHIEELPLEMTAFKELERLDLSWNMISQSFLESLCAGFTKLKDLDVCNCGIEELPSNMRALKGLERLNVSLNKISLSSLGFACALLTELKDLNLHDCGIEVLPFYVKAPRKLERLNLSVNKIAQSSLGLACTLTKLNYLDLHECGIEELPSNLSALKELESLDLSLNKISRSSLAFSCKHFTKLKHLDLKKCGIEELPSEMSALEELEHLNLSCNKISQSSLGFVCAHLTKLKHLDLHECGIEELPSEMTAVKYLERLDLRWNRNLKCLPTEIEIGILEISVTSISYLPKRIVLSPKLKQLDASGCPLVFPPVEIYQQGVPAMRQYFIESEKTIAVRRGRLKILVMGVTMAGKTSLVKALVKGESFLTGIEDRTIGVIETVIRIDDKREWKVIDCGGHKAYMLTNQLMVSDNALALIVVDSSRYDFSEHCFRQNVGDFLEVLYERNTRARVVFVVSKVDEMSRPRQEINAKWNEHLATRLAEFLKMREDQINRMAGIAAPDGKDQSDYLTVNLQFLRLQQITIEKKAVVTSAATYEGVEALKSLLEMLSQDVTLLPSLEARVPESWATVEDKLVIHQADIGVPITQVSDAIALGDKHGLAADDCHSLLNYLHQAGSILYYSRLPVLSDVLFPSSSSVVNLLKCVFRHDHQSLSYDSRFASANIAPQQFEAMKRDLVSNGIARISMLLALWSEFAHINDRHVDVFIRLFLALDFAYLTAPSEEVLQNMPEDVKSWTFAIDTNVLSRQQLSSTSSLDVTSASDADRKEAPQWQTDKMEKFISYLISNDVGLLLPWLLAEEKPSDVRLQWPIEECRGVMQVVVKYSFAYNCPLGLFERLSARCHRHSNYVRHWRNGFLLCYGSVTLLCECSRGSSSGSVSLHGRVPSSRHSAARLWHVLIRCMSDLEDLLTSIPGALVDRNICDVSSSLSSQVGLFRQANRFRPSSRWPPFVVDLVAGRYSREMCEHIRAIEQVTSSVETTSLCEVLSPLGGTPVEEVDLREAASAIGTSWSHFAAIVGVAQSVVADIRRQFPNSDDAMIAALEILTEWVRCKGGKLMVSELYDALFVARLPTPEHQLHRFMSPDAATGLRIVEETSNPDSGVQILGTVERELRSSDTDADEGDISTGATVVVAATTMIEESIEDRRTVCNADEVSSNELNCLADVIKSYWQQFASFLEPDLFTLGEITAIERQRPQNPWFQAKIMLDTWKSRLGVNAHRQSLIKALLDLRRRHEANQLFGQKIVDNVAKQQ; encoded by the exons atGTCGTCGTTTGGTGTCCAAGCCGTCAACAAGCGCAGTGGAAAACAACAGACGTTTTTTCAAATACGCAACGACCAAAACAAGTTAGAGCTCAACCTGTTGGATGCCGTTCTATGTGAATTTCCTGAAGAAATTCTCAAGATGAAGAATTTGGAGGTATTGAAGCTCTGTACAGACCACATACACAGCATACCCGACACCTTTACAGCTCTAAGTGAGCTAGAAGAACTGTACCTACATACGAGTGATCACGAGACCACATCGATGGATCGTTTGGCGCCTCAGAACGTCGGTCTTCACGAAGTACCTAGGTTTATCACTAGGTTGAAGCAACTACGAGTTTTGTCTGTTAGAGGCAACCCGAAAATTCCATCACTGCTGCATTGTATCACTTCCAATCAACATCCTACTGCTCTGGTTGAAGTGGAAATGGTGAAATGTAGGGTGCAAACGGCGACTTTGTCTGAATGCTTTGGCAGTAGGGCAATACGCAAATTGGATTTATCACATAACTATGTGGGGTTTTTCAAATGTGAtaatacaagcaaacaatatGCTTTGGAAGAGTTGAAATTGTCAGGAAACCCTGATCTACGCGTTGAGTTTGTAGCGATGACCACTTTGAAAGCATTAtatttgcgtgggtgtggttgGATGGTGCCTTCAAATATAGTACTTGGACTCAAGAACTTAGAGTGTCTGGATTTGTCACATAATAAGATATTGCCATCGAATTTTGGCTGGCCCTTTGAACGTCTCACCAAGTTGAAAGACTTGAATTTGCGTGGGTGTTACATGGAAGCGGTGCCATTAGAAATGAGGTCGCTCATAGAGCTAGAGCGTCTGAATTTGGCAGTTAACAAGATATCAGGGTCTTCTCTAGGCTCTGCATGTAAAGGTCTTACTAAATTGAAAGACTTGGATTTGGCATGCTGTCACATAGAAGAGTTGCCATTAGAAATGACAGCATTCAAGGAGCTAGAGCGTCTTgatttgtcatggaatatGATATCACAATCTTTTCTTGAATCTTTATGTGCAGGTTTCACCAAGTTGAAAGACTTGGATGTATGTAATTGTGGCATAGAAGAGTTGCCATCAAATATGAGGGCACTCAAGGGGCTAGAGCGTCTAAATGTGTCATTGAATAAAATATCACTATCTTCTCTTGGCTTTGCATGTGCACTGCTCACTGAGCTGAAAGACTTGAATTTGCATGACTGTGGCATAGAAGTGTTGCCATTCTATGTGAAAGCACCTAGGAAGCTGGAGCGTTTGAATTTGTCAGTGAATAAGATAGCACAATCTTCTCTTGGCTTGGCATGTACACTCACTAAGTTGAACTACTTGGACTTGCATGAGTGTGGCATAGAAGAGTTACCATCAAACTTAAGTGCACTCAAGGAGCTAGAGAGTTTGGATTTGTCTTTGAACAAGATATCACGATCTTCTCTTGCCTTTTCATGTAAACATTTTACTAAGTTGAAACACTTGGATTTGAAAAAGTGTGGCATAGAAGAATTGCCTTCCGAAATGAGTGCACTTGAGGAGCTAGAACATCTCAATTTGTCATGTAATAAGATATCACAATCTTCTCTTGGCTTTGTATGTGCACATCTCACCAAGTTGAAACACTTGGATTTGCATGAGTGCGGCATAGAAGAGTTGCCATCAGAAATGACTGCAGTCAAGTATCTAGAGCGTCTGGATTTGCGATGGAATAGAAATTTGAAGTGTCTTCCCACAG AAATTGAAATTGGTATATTGGAGATTTCAGTGACATCTATCAGTTATCTTCCTAAGCGAATTGTACTCAGTCCCAAATTGAAACAATTGGACGCTTCTGGCTGCCCACTTGTGTTTCCACCCGTTGAAATATATCAACAAGGTGTTCCTGCTATGAGGCAATACTTCATCGAGTCGGAGAAGACAATAGCAGTACGACGAGGCAGACTGAAAATTTTGGTAATGGGAGTCACGATGGCAGGCAAAACGAGCCTCGTTAAAGCACTGGTAAAAGGCGAATCATTTCTAACAGGAATTGAAGACCGAACTATAGGGGTCATAGAGACAGTGATAAGAATTGATGACAAGAGGGAATGGAAAGTGATAGACTGTGGTGGCCACAAAGCATATATGCTGACCAATCAGTTGATGGTCAGTGACAACGCATTGGCATTGATCGTCGTTGACTCTAGTCGATACGACTTCAGTGAGCACTGTTTCCGTCAGAATGTCGGAGATTTCTTGGAAGTTTTGTACGAGAGAAACACCAGAGCTCGCGTTGTTTTTGTCGTTAGTAAAGTCGACGAAATGAGTAGGCCAAGACAAGAGATCAATGCCAAATGGAATGAGCATCTTGCCACTCGTCTTGCTGAATTTCTGAAAATGAGAGAAGATCAGATTAATCGAATGGCCGGCATTGCTGCACCAGATGGTAAGGATCAAAGCGATTACTTAACAGTCAATCTTCAATTTCTTCGTTTGCAACAAATAACGATAGAGAAGAAGGCAGTAGTAACGAGTGCAGCCACATATGAAGGAGTCGAAGCGTTAAAGAGTCTTTTGGAGATGTTGTCTCAAGATGTAACTTTGCTGCCTTCGCTGGAAGCACGTGTGCCGGAATCGTGGGCGACTGTTGAAGACAAGTTGGTGATACACCAAGCTGATATTGGCGTCCCTATTACACAAGTGTCCGATGCCATCGCTCTTGGTGATAAACACGGCCTTGCAGCGGATGACTGCCATTCTTTGCTTAATTATCTTCATCAAGCTGGAAGCATTTTGTATTACTCTCGCCTCCCCGTCTTGTCCGACGTTCTTTTTCCATCGTCTTCATCCGTAGTTAACTTGCTCAAATGTGTATTCAGACACGATCATCAATCTTTGTCTTACGACAGTCGATTCGCTAGCGCGAATATCGCTCCTCAGCAGTTCGAAGCGATGAAACGCGATTTAGTTTCTAACGGCATTGCCAGGATCTCAATGCTGTTGGCACTGTGGAGCGAGTTTGCGCATATTAACGATCGACATGTCGACGTATTTATTAGGCTATTTCTTGCCCTCGACTTTGCTTATCTGACTGCACCATCGGAAGAAGTATTACAGAATATGCCGGAGGACGTCAAAAGTTGGACGTTTGCTATAGACACGAACGTGTTATCGCGTCAACAGCTATCGTCGACGAGCAGTCTTGACGTCACCAGTGCATCCGACGCTGACAGAAAGGAGGCACCCCAGTGGCAGACGGATAAGATGGAGAAATTTATTTCCTATCTTATCAGTAACGACGTTGGGTTGCTATTACCTTGGCTGCTTGCTGAGGAGAAACCGTCGGATGTTCGTTTACAGTGGCCCATAGAAGAGTGTCGTGGTGTAATGCAAGTTGTAGTAAAATATTCTTTTGCATACAACTGTCCTCTTGGACTATTTGAGCGATTGTCTGCTCGATGTCACCGCCATTCTAACTACGTTCGTCACTGGAGGAACGGATTTCTACTTTGCTATGGTTCGGTTACGTTACTCTGTGAATGTAGTAGAGGCTCTTCCTCTGGCTCTGTTTCTCTTCACGGAAGAGTCCCGTCGTCTCGTCATAGCGCCGCTAGACTGTGGCACGTTCTCATTCGTTGTATGAGCGATCTGGAAGATCTCCTTACATCCATTCCCGGTGCTCTGGTCGACCGCAATATTTGCGATGTGTCGTCTTCGCTCAGTAGTCAAGTCGGCTTGTTTCGTCAAGCAAACCGATTCAGGCCATCGTCTAGGTGGCCGCCGTTTGTAGTTGATCTCGTTGCCGGTCGTTACAGTCGAGAGATGTGTGAACATATCCGAGCGATAGAGCAAG tCACGAGCAGTGTTGAAACAACTTCTTTGTGTGAGGTGCTGTCTCCTCTGGGTGGAACGCCAGTGGAAGAAGTTGATTTGCGAGAAGCGGCATCAGCTATAGGCACGTCGTGGTCACACTTTGCTGCCATTGTTGGCGTTGCCCagtctgttgttgctgatATACGTCGACAGTTTCCCAATAGTGACGATGCAATGATTGCCGCATTGGAGATTCTGACGGAATGGGTTAGATGTAAAGGTGGCAAGCTGATGGTTTCTGAACTGTACGATGCCTTATTCGTTGCTCGTCTTCCGACTCCTGAACATCAGTTGCATCGTTTCATGTCACCTGATGCAGCAACTGGACTGAGAATAGTTGAAGAGACGTCGAACCCTGACTCTGGAGTTCAAATACTAGGAACAGTTGAAAGGGAACTTAGAAGCAGCGAC ACTGATGCTGATGAAGGAGACATTTCCACTG GTGCCAcagttgttgtagctgcaACAACTATGATAGAAGAATCAATAGAAGACAGGAGAACAG tttgtaatGCTGACGAGGTGTCGTCAAACGAGCTGAATTGTCTTGCTGATGTGATAAAAAGCTATTGGCAACAGTTTGCATCATTTCTAGAACCAGACTTGTTTACACTCGGAGAAATCACTGCTATAGAGCGTCAGCGTCCACAGAATCCGTGGTTTCAAGCTAAAATCATGTTGGATACTTGGAAAAGCAGACTTGGTGTTAACGCTCATCGTCAATCCCTAATTAAAGCATTACTTGACTTAAGACGGAGACATGAGGCCAATCAGTTGTTTGGACAGAAAATTGTAGATAACGTAGCAAAGCAGCAGTAA
- the LOC134184851 gene encoding gamma-butyrobetaine dioxygenase-like, with protein MLARLFQLPRLLYRQAFASRRLLIPADDSISSVCLEDKGMTVNWTSNYSAQLPYIFLRDNCQEQESFDPIAKQRLFNPVFSVDLDIKAKSTNLSDDGKQVTIRWPDGHCSRYSSVWLKEHSEGTKDDRGRLPVEQKLWKSDYFDAMTTFDFQQLMDHDDSLLEFLLQLDSYGLVMIDNVNVTSNQVERLCYRIAFPKPTVYGQSVMKIENRPNPYHLTYSSVAVHHHTDMPYYSYCPGIQVFHCTEQLRGNTGSTNFCDGFNVAYKLREQNKAAFEMLSQYPVHYSVVGKDYLPYNMEQWRVPISVNRSGQITEIHFSNLVRGTRYHSSLNGKLQEWYEAYYAFTRLCYSPEFTVEYKLQPGQMVVLDNLRILHGRPAFDLTDGSRRCLELAYLDWDEVRSKARVLMEVQDRKS; from the exons ATGTTGGCCAGGCTGTTTCAGTTGCCTAGATTATTGTACCGTCAAGCATTTGCTTCAAGACGTTTGCTCATTCCAGCAGACGACTCTatctcgtctgtctgtctagaggACAAAGGAATGACTGTTAATTGGACCAGCAACTACAGTGCTCAGTTACCCTACATTTTCTTGCGTGACAACTGTCAGGAACAAGAGTCATTTGATCCAATAGCTAAACAACGCCTTTTCAATCCAGTGTTCTCTGTCGATCTCGACATCAAAGCCAAGTCAACTAACTTGAGTGATGATGGAAAACAGGtgacaatcaggtggcctgaTGGGCACTGCAGTCGTTATTCATCAGTTTGGCTAAAGGAGCACAGTGAAGGGACGAAGGATGACCGAGGCAGGCTGCCTGTTGAACAAAAACTTTGGAAGAGTGACTACTTTGATGCAATGACAACATTTGATTTTCAACAGTTAATGGATCATGATGACAGTCTTCTGGAGTTTCTTCTTCAATTAGATTCTTATGGATTAGTGATGATTGACAATGTGAACGTCACATCTAATCAAGTAGAGCGACTTTGTTATCGCATCGCCTTCCCCAAACCTACTGTTTATGG ACAAAGTGTTATGAAGATAGAAAACAGGCCAAATCCCTATCACTTAACGTACTCGAGTGTTGCCGTACATCATCACACTGATATGCCCTACTACAGCTACTGTCCTGGG ATTCAGGTGTTTCATTGCACTGAGCAGCTACGTGGCAACACAGGAAGCACCAACTTTTGTGATGGTTTTAATGTAGCATACAAGCTTAGAGAACAAAACAAAGCTGCCTTCGAAATGCTCAGTCAATATCCTGTGCATTACTCTGTTGTTGGAAAAGACTACCTCCCTTACAATATGGAACAATGGCGTGTACCGATAAG TGTCAATAGGTCTGGTCAAATTACTGAAATTCATTTCAGCAACCTCGTTCGTGGGACTCGTTACCATTCATCGCTCAATGGAAAGCTTCAAGAGTGGTATGAAGCCTACTATGCATTCACACGTCTATGCTACAGCCCAGAGTTCACAGTTGAATACAAGTTGCAGCCCGGTCAAATGGTGGTGCTTGACAACTTGAGAATTCTTCATGGCAGACCAGCTTTTGATTTGACTGACGGAAGTCGTCGTTGTCTTGAACTGGCGTATCTTGACTGGGATGAAGTGCGATCAAAAGCTCGAGTTTTAATGGAGGTGCAAGATCGAAAATCATAG
- the LOC134184415 gene encoding gamma-butyrobetaine dioxygenase-like isoform X1, protein MLCRIYQLRKALHLHLPASKRLLSLANEFISSVHLENTGLSVHWTSNRTAHLPYIFLRDNCQEPESFDPTAKQRLFNPVFSVDLDIKAKSANVSDDGGEVTITWPDGHISRYSSVWLTEHSEGADFDTARLPVEQKLWKSDIVDKMATFDFEQVINDDGSLLKVLLQLDSYGIVMMENVGLTSNQVKRFCDRISFPKTTVYGQDVMKVETTSNPYNLAYSNVAIHLHTDLPYYNYCPGVLMLHCTEQLSGNRGSTYFCDGFNVAYELRERNLAAFEMLSQYPVFFATVGKYYLPYKMEWWRIPITVNLSGRITDIHFSNFVRGSRYHSSLNGRLQEWYEAYYAFTRLAYSSEFLVKYKLQPGQMVVLDNLRIIHGRPAFDLSDGSHRCLELAYLDWDEVRSKARVIMDEQEQK, encoded by the exons ATGTTGTGTAGAATCTATCAGCTGCGGAAAGCATTGCATCTGCACCTTCCCGCTTCAAAACGCCTTCTTTCGCTAGCAAACGAATTCATTTCATCTGTTCACCTAGAAAACACGGGACTGTCAGTTCATTGGACAAGCAACCGCACAGCTCATTTGCCCTACATCTTCTTACGTGACAACTGCCAAGAACCAGAGTCGTTTGATCCGACTGCTAAGCAGCGCCTCTTCAATCCAGTGTTCTCTGTCGATCTCGACATCAAAGCCAAATCTGCTAACGTGAGTGATGATGGAGGCGAGGTGACGATCACGTGGCCTGATGGGCACATCAGTCGTTATTCTTCAGTTTGGTTGACAGAGCACAGTGAAGGAGCAGATTTTGACACAGCCAGGCTGCCTGTGGAACAGAAGCTTTGGAAGAGTGATATTGTTGATAAAATGGCAACGTTTGATTTTGAGCAGGTGATAAATGACGATGGCAGTCTTCTCAAAGTTCTTCTTCAACTTGATTCTTATGGCATAGTAATGATGGAGAACGTGGGACTTACATCTAATCAAGTGAAACGATTTTGCGACCGCATCTCTTTTCCCAAGACGACTGTCTATGG GCAAGACGTTATGAAAGTAGAGACTACATCAAATCCCTACAACTTGGCATACTCAAATGTTGCCATACACCTGCACACTGACCTGCCCTACTACAATTATTGTCCAGGG GTTCTGATGCTTCATTGCACGGAGCAGCTATCTGGCAATAGAGGAAGCACTTACTTCTGTGACGGCTTCAATGTCGCCTATGAGCTTAGAGAGAGAAATCTGGCCGCATTTGAGATGCTTAGTCAATATCCTGTCTTCTTTGCTACCGTTGGGAAATATTATTTGCCTTACAAAATGGAGTGGTGGCGTATACCAATAAC CGTGAATCTGTCTGGTCGAATTACTGATATCCATTTCAGCAACTTTGTTCGTGGTTCTCGCTACCATTCATCACTCAACGGGAGGCTACAAGAGTGGTATGAGGCCTACTATGCATTCACGCGTCTAGCCTACAGTTCCGAATTTCTAGTCAAATACAAGTTGCAGCCCGGGCAAATGGTGGTGCTTGACAACTTGAGAATTATTCATGGCCGACCAGCCTTTGACTTGTCTGACGGCAGTCATCGTTGTTTAGAACTAGCGTATCTCGACTGGGATGAAGTACGCTCAAAAGCTCGAGTCATAATGGATGAGCAAGAGCAAAAATGA
- the LOC134184415 gene encoding gamma-butyrobetaine dioxygenase-like isoform X2 gives MLCRIYQLRKALHLHLPASKRLLSLANEFISSVHLENTGLSVHWTSNRTAHLPYIFLRDNCQEPESFDPTAKQRLFNPVFSVDLDIKAKSANVSDDGGEVTITWPDGHISRYSSVWLTEHSEGADFDTARLPVEQKLWKSDIVDKMATFDFEQVINDDGSLLKVLLQLDSYGIVMMENVGLTSNQVKRFCDRISFPKTTVYGQDVMKVETTSNPYNLAYSNVAIHLHTDLPYYNYCPGVLMLHCTEQLSGNRGSTYFCDGFNVAYELRERNLAAFEMLSQYPVFFATVGKYYLPYKMEWWRIPITVNLSGRITDIHFSNFVRGSRYHSSLNGRLQECQIQVAARANGGA, from the exons ATGTTGTGTAGAATCTATCAGCTGCGGAAAGCATTGCATCTGCACCTTCCCGCTTCAAAACGCCTTCTTTCGCTAGCAAACGAATTCATTTCATCTGTTCACCTAGAAAACACGGGACTGTCAGTTCATTGGACAAGCAACCGCACAGCTCATTTGCCCTACATCTTCTTACGTGACAACTGCCAAGAACCAGAGTCGTTTGATCCGACTGCTAAGCAGCGCCTCTTCAATCCAGTGTTCTCTGTCGATCTCGACATCAAAGCCAAATCTGCTAACGTGAGTGATGATGGAGGCGAGGTGACGATCACGTGGCCTGATGGGCACATCAGTCGTTATTCTTCAGTTTGGTTGACAGAGCACAGTGAAGGAGCAGATTTTGACACAGCCAGGCTGCCTGTGGAACAGAAGCTTTGGAAGAGTGATATTGTTGATAAAATGGCAACGTTTGATTTTGAGCAGGTGATAAATGACGATGGCAGTCTTCTCAAAGTTCTTCTTCAACTTGATTCTTATGGCATAGTAATGATGGAGAACGTGGGACTTACATCTAATCAAGTGAAACGATTTTGCGACCGCATCTCTTTTCCCAAGACGACTGTCTATGG GCAAGACGTTATGAAAGTAGAGACTACATCAAATCCCTACAACTTGGCATACTCAAATGTTGCCATACACCTGCACACTGACCTGCCCTACTACAATTATTGTCCAGGG GTTCTGATGCTTCATTGCACGGAGCAGCTATCTGGCAATAGAGGAAGCACTTACTTCTGTGACGGCTTCAATGTCGCCTATGAGCTTAGAGAGAGAAATCTGGCCGCATTTGAGATGCTTAGTCAATATCCTGTCTTCTTTGCTACCGTTGGGAAATATTATTTGCCTTACAAAATGGAGTGGTGGCGTATACCAATAAC CGTGAATCTGTCTGGTCGAATTACTGATATCCATTTCAGCAACTTTGTTCGTGGTTCTCGCTACCATTCATCACTCAACGGGAGGCTACAAGAGTG TCAAATACAAGTTGCAGCCCGGGCAAATGGTGGTGCTTGA